TTTTATAAAACTCTTCGCGTTCTTCTTTTGTCGAGCAGAAATCAAGTCGAATGctgaaatgaataattttttaatgtcgtataattagcgaggtattaattaattagtgatgggacacagggtgtcactatggagtaagagttgttgaatcgaaaccgcagtttctctTTTAGGGggtcccctaactttcgatcgataagtcttcggtctccgaccgatgtTTTGTCCTGTTCAGCATAGTTTGTAAAACCACATACAATGAGATGACACTTACTCTTTGTCGATTATTTGCgattgtgacatcatatttGCTCTTATTTTCCATACATTGCGCgtttttttacaaattattcTTGATAACTTCGACATTTAGTTTCTAGGAATTAAAATACTCTGCAAAAATTTAGTGAAGCGTGTCTTATCAGAATAATTGTAATCTGCAAACATAGCACTTGTGCTGCCATTCATGCTCAATCATTTTGAGTTAAAATAAGATCAACGATTGTTGAATTGGGTGTAATTTAACACAATTTGGACTGCTCTATCACTAAAAATCAATGGAGTGTGTCTGAGCAGAATAATTGTACCTCATAAAACATGGCACTAATGCTGGCAGCCATTGCTCAACCATTTTGGGGTTAGAATAAGATCCACAGTTGTTGAATTGGGTCTACTAACACAATCTGAACTCCTGTATCAATAAAAATCAATGGAGTGTGTCTGAGCAGAATAGTTGTACTCTGTAAGCATAACATTAATGCTGCCAGCCATGTTGACTAGTCAATAAATATAGATAAGCTATTATCTGTCTGAACCtagttaaaataaaacagctaaTTCTAgtcccaaaaaataaaaaactgtaGTTTGGCAGCATCAaccattttatatttaaataacattGTTCTGTCTAATCACACTTCACTTCACAAAATGTAAATACAATGTCACTGAATCAACACACCAACAGCACAAACACTTACATAATGAAAACTGATACTACATATGACCTCTGCCCTTCATGGTTGACTAGCCATGACCAGTCATGTGTAACAGGTCATTTCACAGTTCACACTTTTCATTCTCAGCTAACATTTTTTCAGAAAGTAGAATTAAATAAGTCACATTCGATGAATAGCTTGAGGGTTTGTGTTGTATAATATTAATCACAGAACTCGAAATGAGCATTTATTTTGAGTCACATTGCTTTCATAAACACTCTGCTAGCTGCTATTCAATAAGTAAGATTGAATAAATTGTAGAATATTGTCTCTTTTATTGTCTGCTATTAATTGCAGAACTCAAAATGAGCAATATGATTGCCTGGACATTTAATTTGGCTTCCTAAATTACCTTCCTAATAATAAATGATTTCTGTATAGTGCATAGATTGTAGATAGTGTTTCTGCTGTTTGCTCTAAATCGCAGGGTTCGAAATAAACAGTTATTTACATATGTATGAGTCATATCAGCTTTATGAATTATTCAACACCCTGATAGCTGCTTTGCAGTCGGTAGCTTTTACTTTATGCATGAATTATTTCTATGTGATAAATTGCTTGAAGGTATGTCCATGTTGTCCAATATGAAATGCAGTACTTGAAATGAACAATGCGTTTATCTGAGTTATATTCGTTGGGAAGTCGGATGAGCAGATTCTTTACAGATCGCCAACTTGAGTGTCTCTATATAAATCCAAAGTTCACAAATGAAACATAACACATTTAACTTAATGTAAGTCTGAGTGTTAGAAAGATCTTATTACAACCAAATACTTCAATCAGTTAAAAGAAAATAGCATGTTTGAGACAGGGTAGGAGATATGGCATAACTCAATAATATCAGcttaaattaattatttaaacTCTTCAGTTGTCCGGTAAGTGGCGTTATCAAGCTTGACCTATTGCTGTATAAGATTCATTGGTCAGACataaattattgtattttaactGGTTATGAGACATAAagtaattctgcttccaaataAATATGCATAATTGGTTAACAATGTGCAGagcttgaaataaaattagtatTCCTCATATGACTGCTAAAAGCCTATCTGAAATAATATTCACACTTTTTTCTCTCCATTCTGTAAGAAACTTACtattttgttaaattaaatACTTTTATTATCGTCCttgtaacaatttaaaattataaaatacatattcaaataTACGGCAATAAACTTTGATATCTACCAAGGAAAGTATATATGACTATTGCTTGCATCTTTATAACAGATGGGCTATACCAAttggaaataaattattttgaaataggtGTTGGTCGCATGTATGTTTCTAAGCTCTAAAATTTTCGCTGACAATTTTTAATCAATTGAAACAAATCATAGGTACGCTAAAAATTCTGTACATTTGAAGACTATTGATTAAgtcatatcttgttttatctgaagaagttagaaTATGATCTgacgaaagctcataaataaacttactatttcgtggaaagagattatgttatttatctttataatactatctcgttcaaacatccttgtggcaactgacACACACGGATCcaaagtagaaagtaaacaaggagaaaggacttgCAGTTCAGTACACAATACCCTAGTACACCCCATATGGGTTTTTAGTTGATAAAATCAATTTATCATCATATAAATGAATATGTCTAATATGTTCAGGGCTGTGCTTGCTTGATTGCTTCCTGACAGATAGCCTGGCTTGACTAAGAACAGACCAATGGGTGTAGAACTGAGCTTTTATTATCAGTAACAAAGAATATAATCCTAACTGCAGTAAACTACTGTTTTATCTGTAAATTACAGGTTAATAGTTAAAGCAGATTGTTCAGTGCACAAGGCTAGTCTAGTACCAGAGTACCGGCAGGCACGAAGCTCATTGCCATGTACAGGTGGAGGGGTGCAAAGGTCAAGGCATGGCACAAGTGCCATAATGTTGTGTTACTGAAAGGATACATGTTGGAAAAGaagattgaaatgaaattatgtgttactgtacatataaaataatattaaaacactGTACACAATATTAGCACAATAAAGCACTTTACAGTACACTGAGTCACACTGTATTTTAGGGTGATAGTGAATCTTTTGGGACATATCAAAGTCCATTTGATGTTTGATGAACATTTGACAATATTCTTGTAGTAGATCAAATTATAATCAATTCAGTTCATTATATTTCCAAGCTGAAAAAGTTCACAATTTAGCCTTAAATCCCTTTTCCAAGGCTTGCTTCAGCTTCGGATGAATGTTTTTATCAACCATTATAAAGTAACATGAATGCTGGCTTCTGTCAGTGCCCTCCTCTGATTCGTGATAGCACTTTAACCCTGGTTTGAAATTATAATGCAAATGTGCAATCGGGAAAAGGCCAATTTTATCCATCAGTTTAAATCCACCTGAGAACGTATCGTTAAATGCGACATATTCAAACGGTTGAATTTTGAATGGTGCTTTGCCAGAATCGGCATGCATCTTTAAGCCTAATTCGTATGCAATTTTTGCCGCGATTCTGCTGTAATTAAGACCATATTTTTGTTGCTTGTACTCTGGTGTTGTGGCTTGACGTGCTAATAGCCAAGCAGCTGAGCCAGCACTTTTTGCGATTTCACGTAACGGGCCATCGATGTTCTTCTGATGCCATTTGTCTCTCCTGTAAAAGTTGAAGGAATGTTAACATTGGGGCACAATGGCCTACACAGGTTACATATCTCTGGGATCCCATGCCCACCAGGCACCATAAGTGataaattggataggcaatGCCGAAACAGAAAGATTCTGATACTCCTAAAAATTGTAGATTCTTACAGAACGTTAAGACTTCAATGGCGGAGCCAGGGTCTTTAAAAGGAGGGAGGGGGGgttcaaaatcgaaaatttatattctcttCGGAAACAGTCAACGCGATTAcacgctcgttaaaagagccgactttttcagcGTATATTGACTTTCCAGTCGTGTAACATATATTCAATCCACGATAACTACGAGAATCTATATtgaataacacgtcacgctgacgGCAAATAAGGGTGCATTAATGATAGCGGTTAGTACCGGTATTGATCAAATTGTATTCGAACGAGGTTTTGGATAATTTAGTGGTTTTGATATGATGTATTGTGACGCAACGCGCAAAATGGCAAAAACATGCCCTTTCGTTATAATAAGTAGACAGTAAcgggcgagggcgatctctTCTCTAAGTACAAGGATTGGTAGCGCTATAAACGTCGTTAAGCGaatacaaaagttaattgttgcaataattcaaagttGCTTTCGTGGTGTAGTATTTTCGTcgtattttctgcaaaatatttttttctctcttacatttatattgtgggtattttaataaacatttatcTACACTTGGTTtgatcaccctgtatatattTAATTCTGAACCAATCAGAAAACATTTTTCAGATATCCCTAAACATACTTTATTATTTCTTCTGCTGCTTCTCTATCAATTTCCATGATTTCAGAACTATCTGATTCGTCAGTAGGCGATGTGTCATAAACGTAGATTTCACTGTACACAATTTTCCAAACTTCTTTGCCGTTGACATTTTCTCGCTTTTTGAGAGCCATTAAAATTGCTTTTCCTGATGTCAATGAACTCTTGAGATTATTTGAAAATGGGTATGTTAGATTGAAAAATTAATCAAGGGGAGAGGAAAATCGATAAGTTGGctttatcatatggcgaaccacataCTTTCGTCttgttatcagtccatgtcgggtatgggattagttggcctaCTTTTTgatcagatacatggacttgatttGTTTCTAATTTTCGAAAGCTTGACTTCATTAGACAAACCcaattaggatttacatatgtGAAAGTCGTAAAAATGTGAAAGTACATAAAGATGTGAAAGTACAAAAAAATGTCATCGAAAAAACATGTAGGCAAAGTATCTCTATAAAACTGGCAATAACATAGCTAACATACTTCATGCAAGTATCTGAAATAAGCTGGCAGAAATTTTCTCCTTTTCTCAACATTGGGTAGATGCCGTAATGATATGGTTGATTGATGAAACGATTCTCCAGCTCTCTTATAAAAGTCTTCACGTTCTTGTTTAGAAGTGCATATTTCCAAGCGTAAGCTAAAAGCGatatatgaaatgtttttatttgatcAGGGGGGAGAAGTGAACCAATAAGATGAACAATTCATACCAGATTTTTAAAAGATGTCGACAATGACTATAATTAAAATTAGTCACTAaatttttacttactttgaatcTATTTTCTGTATCAGATTCCTGTTCTGATAGTTTTCTATCCCCATTGCTGTATTAACCATGATCAATCTAACTTTGTAAAATCTTGAATCTTTTACCCTCTGTTTTCCCTACTTTTGAAGCACACTCAAAATTATCACTAGGGTGTCGGTGTCTCGCCACACACAGTTTGTTGCAACGACTTTGGCTTGCTAAAAATTTTGTCTGCCTAATGAAAGTCCACAATTCAGTATTTTGACTTCAATACGACTCCCAATTCCTGTAGAAGAACGCCACACTTGCTATTAAACTTTAATTCTACGGCTCGCCTGTAGTCTATAAAGCAACTCCTTTGTACTGCACAGTACTATACAAAACCAACTGTTTGTATTGTCTAGTTCAAACAGGATATGCAAACAAACTATAAATCGATTCATTGACATTGACATTTATAATCATTACCCAGATATTTGAGATAAAAAACTGCTTTGAAAGAAAAAGGCTAGATAGcagaggttctcaaacttcATTGATCTGTGGCCTCTTTCCGACAGGTTCATGGCGAGGAATTTCTAAAGGGGGTGGCTGAAAACTTTTTATTGTCAAGGTAGACTGTACAGGTCCGGCCAGAGGTCGGAAAAAGTGTGTTTTTTAAGAGTCTAAAAGAGTTTTGGGGGTCTAAAAATCatttcaagctacaaaaaattgAAGCTTTTATATTTCTTACCTTGTAAGAACGACGTATGTTCGTTCATactttgttacttatcgatcttgatcggtaagtatgttgataggtatttgtctgtttgtttggtTGTGTGTTTGTCTGAAACatgcaatatctcacgaaagcgaggatgAATACGCTTcgaattttgcatgtgcattcatcatatctcggatcagaagcctattggttttggatgaattatgttgtataattagcgagttattgattaattagtgatgggtcACGCggtgatcgctatctcgttgaCTATCTTTGTGCCTTTGCGTTTCAATTACCTATTTCATATGGGGTGCAACTCAGGGTAACAAACAAAAAACCGCCAAAATTTAAACTCTGAATCAATCActataaaataaattccaaaatCAACCAAAAAACCCAGCCTCCCATTCACAAATTCACTTGCCAGATCcctatgaatatttttatgcacCATTATAAAGTAGCAAGAGTAGATATCCTGTTGATTTTTCGTTTCCAAATAACAACTCAATCCTGGTTTATAGTTTGTCCGTGATCCCCATGCTTTGGGAAACATATCATTGTGTTGTACGTAAGCAAACGgcgaaattttaaatttgggtTCTGGTAAAATAAACTCCTGTTCTATCTCTTTCGTCCGCTGGAGGCGTCATTGCTCactttgagaatcactgatctGGACCAATGCTAACCAAAATTAGTTTCAGCTGGagataaaacatttttatcacAGTGTTGTATAAACAAGAAACGTCCGATGATTTAAATTTCAGGAAAGGATATTTAACTTGAAGGTAGAATAAGTCTCAGCAGCTAAGATCTGACAGACAGCGCCAAGATTAGTCTTCATTCAACGTCGCTTctgttttctatattttatagaCCATAACACAATCACAAATCAGTCGTGAAGTAATTGGGATATGACAGACGGCGCCAAGATTAGTCTTCATTCAACGTCGCTTctgttttctatattttatagaCCATAACACGATCACAAATCAGTCGTGACGTAATTGGGATATGACAGACAGCGACAAGATTAGTCTTCATTTAACGTCACTTCTGTTTACCGTATTTTATAGACCATAACACGATCAAAAATCAGTCATGAAGTAATTGTGATATGACAGACAGCGATAACACAAGTCTTTATTCAATGCCACTTCTGTTTACTGTATTTTATATACCATAAGAAGGTCAAAAATCGATCTTGCAGCAATTGAGATATGACAGACAGCTCCAAGATTAGTCTTCATTTAACGTCACTTCTGTTTACAGTATTTTATAGACCATAACACGATCAAAAATCAGTCGTGCAGTAATTGAGATATGACAGACATCGACAACGACAACACAAGTCTCTATTTAATGTCACTTCTGTTTACTGTATTTTATATACCAGTCCACAGCAATTGAGATATGACAGACAGCGACAAGATTAGCGTTCATTTGGCCTTACTTCTGTTCACCGTGTTTTACCGGTATCTATCATAAGGCGGTGAAAAACCAGCCGTGCACCACTGAGCTTTATAACCTGTCGTGCCTTATATATGAATCATGTAgtgtttgattttttattgcctACAAAGTACCACGATGCTTTGAAAATTGTTGAGTTCTATAGCCTGATGCGACTTGTGTATTGACAGTGTGCGCCTTATAGTTCCCAAAATATGGTTCAATTTGGTATTCATCTTGACAATTCtaataaatagtaaaatatggtgttgtatatatttttttttcatctttgttttacTTTCCTAATCTATACTGTAAGCTGTGGGCATAAAATTTTGCAGGGTTCAAAATGAGTATTGTCTTCTCGGAACAAAACTGCCAGAATGGAGTTTGCAGggttagaaataaaaaatgtctaaaatgttggtt
The genomic region above belongs to Styela clava chromosome 13, kaStyClav1.hap1.2, whole genome shotgun sequence and contains:
- the LOC120332708 gene encoding uncharacterized protein LOC120332708, producing MVNTAMGIENYQNRNLIQKIDSNLRLEICTSKQEREDFYKRAGESFHQSTISLRHLPNVEKRRKFLPAYFRYLHESSLTSGKAILMALKKRENVNGKEVWKIVYSEIYVYDTSPTDESDSSEIMEIDREAAEEIIKRDKWHQKNIDGPLREIAKSAGSAAWLLARQATTPEYKQQKYGLNYSRIAAKIAYELGLKMHADSGKAPFKIQPFEYVAFNDTFSGGFKLMDKIGLFPIAHLHYNFKPGLKCYHESEEGTDRSQHSCYFIMVDKNIHPKLKQALEKGFKAKL